The genomic segment GTTCTAGCTTTAGGATCAGCCCAGAAGACATTACCCACAGAGTGATCATCTTCGGTGGTTCCTCCCTGAAGAGCGTAAAAGAAGTTAGGGTTGTCGGCATTCATCTGCCGCAAGTAGTCAAGAAGAAGCTGAATATCTCCTTCTATGCTCTTCTGCCGATTGTTCCTCATATAATTCCTACAGTCGACTTCGGTGAAGCCAACCTTGCTGATGCCACCGTACTCTTTGATGAGGGCGGACATAATCCTGCGGGGGCCCATACCTGCAGCTTGAAGCGTGTCAATCAAGGTCTTGGCTGGGCCAGAGATTTGCCTGTGGGAGCGGAGACAGTGGACTTGGTCGGGAGGAACGAGGTCATGGTTGTGCTCTTTGACAAAGCCAGAGACGAGCCATTTACCAGAGTCGTGCATCTTAACAGAGAGGGAGGCTTTGCAACCGACTCTAGTGATGGTCCTGGGGCGCTTGATCTCCCTGTCCTTGGTGCGCTTCTCGTTCATATTCCTGAAACCTTCCTTGGCACAAACAAATTGCCTCTGGATGATGGCTCCATCTCGGCGGGAGCGGCGGGAGGAACTGACACGGGTACTAAAGCCGATGCGACGGGCATATGAGTTGTAGAAAGCCTTGGCAGCTTCTTCGGACTCGAATTCAAGACCATCGTAAGGCTCGAGATCCAGGAGATCCtgctgctcctcctcctcctcctgattGGGAAAGTAATTTTCGGAATTGCCAAGAGAGATACCACAAGGCATAATTGGGCTGTCGAGCATATCATCGTCGTCGAGACCATGGTGCTCAATATCAATAGCGTCGTCATCAACATCTCCCCCACTACTAACTCCTACACCGATATCGAAGTCGAGCACTTCATTATCCATCATCAGGAATGGAATGGAAGaacaaggttttttttatttatctattaatGTCCACAGGCAGGCGGGCGGATATGGAAAACGCATAAACACACTTACAGTCCCTTAAACGGTGTCGTGATTTGATTtcaagcagagaagaagagattggaAGCGAACGCGTGCGTCGCTTTTACAGGGGAGAAAGCAGAAAACAAGAGAAAGGGGGAAGCTGATTTTTTTGAGGCGGGAGTGATAAGaaacgatgaagaagacgatgagagACGAAGAAGGTCGAACAGTgagggaggaggaagaagacaccGAGAATCGTCGTCGGGAGAGACGCTGGTGCTTCCTACAATTTTGcccccttttctttttttctactaAGCAAGGCCCATTTAGTCATTCACTTTATGAGGCCCACCTTCTTTTGCGCGGCCCGTTCTCAGGGCCTTTCCGTaatgttgttttatttatatccagttgtgaaagaagaaaaagttagaAACGAAACGATGATACATACAATTACTACAAGCTGCTAATTGGATTACTCGCATTTTACAGTCATGAAATCTTAATCCAGATATATATTGTTGTGTGAAATTTTACtaccagaaacaaaacaaaacacacacacacacaaacaaaaacaaaatagtgaTTGAAAGTGcatatttcttttgatttagtCTACAAAAACTCAACTCTTGCCTAAATGGATTTTTACGGGAATTGAAAACCACCGCCTCCAACACcctcagcagcagcagcaggtCCGGTGTTCGGGTTAATGGCCGTCCACAGTAGAGAGATGGTGATCGCAATTAGACCTGCCCACACAAACACTATCGTTGGAGTTTTGCCTCTCCGTCCCATCAATCCTTTTGCGAATGGGTACAAATGAGCCAACACCCAGAAGCTGAAAAATGCTCCTCCTATTAGCTTGCTCCACTGTGGCACCGCTTGGTATATTGTCCTGACGAACGCCACCACAATCGCTATTATGTTCACCATCGCTATCACTATTGGGGGTATCATCAGCGACGACCATTTCACTATGTACAAATCTGCGTATATGTCATCGTTGTCATCTCCCCCTGACTTGGTCGTCAAGGTAAAGGAGATCTCGATTCCTGCTAACACTTTTAGGATTCCTTGCACAACAGCGTAGAGGTGAGAGCTTGTTCCAGAGATAAGCCACCACTGTTCATTTCTCCACCATTCTTCGAGCCCGATGCCAGACCACTTCACCTCCAAGACCGCCAAGCCAATCAAGCATATGGTGATTATAAGGAGGTATACTAAGAAGGAGATACTAAGCGTCCGCACGATGAACTGTccagagaaaagagagaaggcCGGAAGAAAGCAGTAGAGGATGAGAAACAGAGAGGTGAAGGGATATATTCCAACATTAAGGTACGCCAGACGTTGGAGGAACTTGAGACGCTTGGAGGCGAGAATGGCATTGTTTCTTGAGAAGAAGATCTCAACAGACCCGGTGGCCCACCGCAACACCTGGTGAAGACGGTCTGTGAGATTAATGGGTGCAGAGCCTCGAAACGAATCTCGCTTGGTGATGCAGTAAACGGATCGCCACCCACGATTATGCATGCGGTATCCTGTGACCACGTCCTCTGTCACCGACCCATAAATCCACCCGACTCTGTCTCCCCACTCCGTTTTATCCTCATACCAACAAGAGATTGCAGAAACAGACTCTGCCACTGTGGTAGCATCAAGTGGGTCGCGAGGGACTCTAAGGGCTCCGGGAGGGCGACCGTACTTGACAGCAGGGTGGTCTGCCAACGGACGACCTTGGAACTCTGCAATAGGAATTGACTCAGCTAGGAGTGTGGAGTTGCCAAAGCGCTTAGGGAGTTGTGTGACATCAAGGTCCGGGTCAAAGTCACTAGTGGTTAGAGCCTCTGTTTCTGATTCCTTCTTCTCGAGAAGCTTGTCAGGGTTAGGTGGATCAAAACCGTAGAGGGCAAAGCGTCTAAACATAGTACCTGTTCCGACATATACTGGTCCCTGCAAAATTTAAACTCATTGTTATTAGTGATGATTTCCCTTCCCAACCTAACCTAATATTTGTATTGTATACAGTAGtatatggtttttttatatataaaaaaaaaattacctgtACACCGTCGAGAGCACGCATATTACCGTCAAAGAAGACAGTGTTATTGTTAGCATATCTATCAGAAGGGTCGATGCCTTCGAATCTTTGCGGGAACTGAATGTAGCAAATGTCTTCACCACCTCTGTCCATCATAAAACACATCCCTTCTCGGATGGCCTTGCAATTATAGATGTAATGATCACAATCAAGATTAAGAATGAAAGGTCCATTTGAGAGAATAGCAGAGGCACGAACAAGCGCATTCATGGCTCCAGCTTTCTTGTTATGATCATAGCCCGGCCGCTTCTCACGtgacacataaacaaacatggGCAAGCGGGTGTCTGTATCCGAAAAGTCAACGATTTTGTCGTCGCTATTACCAATTAAAGGATCACTACTAGGTGGTTTCAACATCACCTGCAGAATCCCAGCATGATCACCTTTGGAATGCTCTCGAGTAGCAGCTGCCCAAGTTCCAGGCCAGTGGGTGCCGTCGGCCATCCACGTGGCTTTGGCGACTTTGACAGGTTCTGTTGGATCACCTCCGCTCTCCCTCATCTGTTTCAGAGCCTTCATTTCCTCCCTTGCATTAAACGCATCTGATCTCCTCCGTATCGAGTCAGGGAGGCCGTTGATGCGAACCTTGAACTCATCATACTCTCTCTTAATCTTCCTCCTATCCTTGACAAAATCAATTCTgctcttattttttgttggatCTATCTTCAAACTAAAATAGGTATCTGGATTTCGGGGTTCAATGTTATGTTTGCGACAAAAGGGCACCCAAAGATCAGCAAAGCTAGCAGCTTCTGCCATGGCTTCGAATGATAGAAGGGCTCCTCCATCATCAGATAGATAGCATGACACCTTCTCCACCGGATAATCAACGGCCAATATGGACAGAATAGTGTTGGCGGTGACGAGGGGTGGCTCTTTCTCTGGATCTGCCGTTGACACAAAGAGGTCAATACCTGGGAGGTCGGACCTCCCTGTTGGGTTGGAGGGAGATGGCATGTCAAATTTGTCACGAAGAACTTCCAGGTCAGTGGACCGGTTTATGGGGCACAACTTAGGGATCTGGTCTAGAATCCATGAGAACCCAAACCAAAGCTCGCATATTATTGACATGAGCCATAACCATATGGCGTCTTCGTTAGGGTTTCGGATCCTCCaagttagaaaaaaacatagcaCGACGAAACGAATGGCTATTAATAATCTGTACGGACTTATGATGGCGGCTGGGATTGGGATGCGTCGGCTCAGTGGCCGCCATGGTTTGTCAGCTGTTTCCACCATGCCGCCTCTCATTCCTTCATCCATATCATCGCCATACATTTCGTCTTGAGGCCAATACGCATTACCGTAACCATATGTGCCTTGCGTCTCGAATAACCATCTGTTATGATCAAATTCGCCGTTTTGGTTCCTCTTCATCATAGACatgctgttgttgttgccaCGTTGGTCTTTTCCTGGAGCGGGTAAGGGGAGAGCACCACTAGAGAAGTCAGGCGTATCATCATCCATGTCTCCGACTTTGTATTGTTCCTTGCATCCTGGACAAAGACCTGTCTCTTTCTGGGCGTCCATGAAGCAATCCCTACAGATCTTGAACCTAATTATTAAACAATCACCATGTTAGTCTTGTGCAACAAGTAAGGATaccatcaatatatataatgcatATAAGTTTTAAGATAGACGATATATACCGGCATTCACATGGCATCACGTCCTTTCCTCTCTCGTCTTTCATGACTTTCCCGTCGCAAGCAGGCATGGCGCACGAAGAGCCTTTAGCGCCAGCCATCTGAGGGTGTGTGACATCTGAATCGATGACTTTGTCCATAAGATGTGCACGTGTTACACTGTTGAAACCACCAGTAAATAAAGAATTGGACACGTATTGCTCTTCGGCTTTGGTGGCCATGGGCTGGTTGTCCGGCGTCGGAGGTATGTGCACCGTATAGTTAGAATAATCCCCAGAGAGCTCGCCCGACAATTCAATATTATCTCGAGATAAACTCACGTATCGTCCGCTAGATGTTCGTCTAGCGAATTTGACGGTTTGGCCGCTACCGGAATTGTTACGGACCTTCTTAGTATTTTGAGGAGGCGTGGACGCCATTGTGAAGCCAAACAAAGGCGCTTGGTTTCTGCGTGAATCACTGTGATCATGCAGTATACAAAAATGAAATGTGAGTTTTTACGTTCCTGATGGTTTggggaaaacaaagaagaaaaaacaaggaGGAGAGGATTATCAGGACATAAAACTGTTTATGCTATGGATCTCTATTTTTGGGCTTCTCTGTATTATGCAGTATGCACCAACCAACCTATTTTTGGAAGCTCAAGGGTTTAGTTGTTTATGCTATTTTGGGATTATCGacgtttttctctttcttttaattcatttgaTTTCGGAAACCAATTCTCAACTTATACGTATATAAAAAGACAGTGGAAAATTTCCTagctagtattttttttatttattaaagcATAGtcaaatcctactatattaattgagaagtacaaatatgaaactaaccttaaatgtgtaaataattacattcaattgccattaaaaatttttaattaagattaattaattaattaattaaatattattaattaaaaaaacagaaaacactaagaggtaaaaaaaatctattcaaaaactaatttgtgcttgaaaaaaaaaattaacagctaagatttttttcaaaatacagataattattagttttaaaaaattattttctctttctaataaaattattgacgaaaattactaaatattttaaaaatataaaccaatcagaatttcaaaattaagattttatatccaactatataataaaattattttataactagAGTTCAAaggttgtcaaaaaaaaaaaaactagagttcaaagattttaataagatttcaaattatgattcctctatcatctttcttttattttatttacaaattgtttgaaattttcatataatacttatgattaataaatatgcagaattttttctgcatatgttgtgatttgaatttttttaagcaaagatatattactcttttttgtaatgtaaaagatatattactcaatctatggaaaaaagttgtttgttttaatttccacattgacggattggtaaaactaaacttatatagttgataaattaataaattttatttgctcacaattataatatcagaattactacttcatatttcacaattattgatgcaaatacaacaaacaaacaatataaagaaatataacaataatttttattattatattataattttttttaaaaatgttgacatgtgctttaagcacgggatatctcctagtaTATTAGTATTTTAGTTAACTAAAGAAAtgattcttattttatataatcatttgaaatattttttcatgcaactaaattataaacttataactttttcatatctttttgaTGTTGCAGAggaaagatgtttttttttttttaagttaagttctatttaatattttaaattgtagattacaaaattattttaaaataatataatagtttGAAAGTATATggtacaaatatataatttatctaaaaatgaaaaaataataaataaaagttaataaaattatttatttaaagttgatttaagttttatatggtataatcattataaaaatttttagttagattattgTATAACGTTGAATGTTGAATACtgatattcaaattatttagataaacggaaaatttgtaatttgtaggatttttattgaagaagagataatataaattataaataataaatataaggGTTATAATttatacatctatatatataaagtgcaGTTTTCTCATTCCTGGTGCTGCCACCTCAACATACCCTTCTTTTTAATAAGtccatattttttaaataagccCATATTTTTGACATTATCTACTAAggagttattatttatttctatcaCATTTCTGTAAAAGCCCGATTCATTTTTCCAATTTTGCGACATTATCCACTAAGTCATGTTTTTTTGGCTGGCGGAATAAAACCCCTCGCCACGATATTC from the Camelina sativa cultivar DH55 chromosome 12, Cs, whole genome shotgun sequence genome contains:
- the LOC104729128 gene encoding cellulose synthase-like protein D4; the encoded protein is MASTPPQNTKKVRNNSGSGQTVKFARRTSSGRYVSLSRDNIELSGELSGDYSNYTVHIPPTPDNQPMATKAEEQYVSNSLFTGGFNSVTRAHLMDKVIDSDVTHPQMAGAKGSSCAMPACDGKVMKDERGKDVMPCECRFKICRDCFMDAQKETGLCPGCKEQYKVGDMDDDTPDFSSGALPLPAPGKDQRGNNNSMSMMKRNQNGEFDHNRWLFETQGTYGYGNAYWPQDEMYGDDMDEGMRGGMVETADKPWRPLSRRIPIPAAIISPYRLLIAIRFVVLCFFLTWRIRNPNEDAIWLWLMSIICELWFGFSWILDQIPKLCPINRSTDLEVLRDKFDMPSPSNPTGRSDLPGIDLFVSTADPEKEPPLVTANTILSILAVDYPVEKVSCYLSDDGGALLSFEAMAEAASFADLWVPFCRKHNIEPRNPDTYFSLKIDPTKNKSRIDFVKDRRKIKREYDEFKVRINGLPDSIRRRSDAFNAREEMKALKQMRESGGDPTEPVKVAKATWMADGTHWPGTWAAATREHSKGDHAGILQVMLKPPSSDPLIGNSDDKIVDFSDTDTRLPMFVYVSREKRPGYDHNKKAGAMNALVRASAILSNGPFILNLDCDHYIYNCKAIREGMCFMMDRGGEDICYIQFPQRFEGIDPSDRYANNNTVFFDGNMRALDGVQGPVYVGTGTMFRRFALYGFDPPNPDKLLEKKESETEALTTSDFDPDLDVTQLPKRFGNSTLLAESIPIAEFQGRPLADHPAVKYGRPPGALRVPRDPLDATTVAESVSAISCWYEDKTEWGDRVGWIYGSVTEDVVTGYRMHNRGWRSVYCITKRDSFRGSAPINLTDRLHQVLRWATGSVEIFFSRNNAILASKRLKFLQRLAYLNVGIYPFTSLFLILYCFLPAFSLFSGQFIVRTLSISFLVYLLIITICLIGLAVLEVKWSGIGLEEWWRNEQWWLISGTSSHLYAVVQGILKVLAGIEISFTLTTKSGGDDNDDIYADLYIVKWSSLMIPPIVIAMVNIIAIVVAFVRTIYQAVPQWSKLIGGAFFSFWVLAHLYPFAKGLMGRRGKTPTIVFVWAGLIAITISLLWTAINPNTGPAAAAEGVGGGGFQFP